A portion of the Bacteroides faecium genome contains these proteins:
- a CDS encoding SDR family NAD(P)-dependent oxidoreductase — MEKQKGLAIITGASQGIGAVIAAGLATDGYRVVLVARNKQNLEKIHDEIMQPDRNIQEPVVLPLDITDCTKVDTEIKRINQKYGAIDILVNAAAMFMDGSLSEPVDNFRKIMEINVIAQYGILKTVTEIMKVQKSGYIFNIASRAAKYGFADGGIYGSTKFAFLGLAESLYRELPPLGIRVTTLCPGWVNTDMAKKAGTPFKDEEMVQPSDLLNSIRYLLSLSENVCVKDIVFEMKKSII; from the coding sequence ATGGAAAAGCAAAAAGGATTAGCTATTATTACAGGAGCAAGTCAAGGTATCGGTGCTGTTATTGCAGCGGGGTTAGCAACTGATGGCTATCGGGTTGTATTAGTAGCCCGAAACAAACAGAACTTAGAGAAGATACATGATGAAATCATGCAACCGGACAGGAATATACAAGAACCTGTCGTATTGCCGCTAGACATTACAGATTGCACGAAAGTTGATACCGAAATTAAACGTATCAATCAAAAATACGGTGCCATTGATATATTGGTAAATGCAGCAGCAATGTTCATGGATGGTTCTTTAAGTGAACCCGTTGATAACTTTAGGAAGATTATGGAAATTAATGTAATCGCCCAATATGGAATACTGAAAACTGTGACAGAGATAATGAAAGTACAGAAAAGCGGATATATATTTAATATCGCATCCCGTGCAGCAAAATACGGTTTCGCTGATGGTGGTATTTACGGTTCTACAAAATTTGCTTTCCTCGGATTGGCTGAATCTTTATATCGTGAATTACCCCCATTAGGAATACGGGTCACTACCCTTTGTCCCGGATGGGTCAATACCGATATGGCGAAAAAGGCAGGAACTCCTTTTAAAGATGAAGAAATGGTGCAACCCAGTGATTTGTTAAATTCCATCCGGTACTTATTAAGCCTATCGGAAAATGTATGTGTCAAAGATATTGTTTTTGAAATGAAGAAAAGTATTATTTAA
- a CDS encoding GNAT family N-acetyltransferase, producing the protein MNLIIELGTSADIDELERLYDELNDYLATTVNYPGWIKGIYPVREDAVAGVNDNSLFVARCDGKIAGSVILNHQPEEAYENIKWKIDVDYSHIFVVRTFVVHPSYLQKGVGRALMEYSLDLARSTDMKSIRLDVYEKNLPAISLYEKCGFEYVDTVDLGLGHYGLNWFKLYEKMV; encoded by the coding sequence ATGAATTTAATAATAGAACTTGGAACCTCTGCTGATATAGATGAATTGGAAAGGCTATATGACGAGTTGAACGATTACTTGGCAACTACGGTTAACTACCCCGGATGGATAAAAGGAATCTATCCGGTTCGCGAAGATGCAGTTGCCGGTGTGAATGATAACAGCCTTTTTGTAGCAAGATGTGATGGCAAAATTGCGGGATCGGTCATTCTGAATCATCAGCCGGAAGAGGCTTATGAGAACATCAAATGGAAAATAGATGTAGATTATAGCCACATCTTTGTGGTACGTACTTTTGTTGTGCACCCTTCTTACTTGCAGAAAGGTGTTGGGCGTGCGTTAATGGAGTATTCATTGGACTTGGCTCGAAGTACGGACATGAAATCTATTCGGCTGGATGTCTATGAGAAGAATCTACCTGCTATCTCATTATATGAGAAATGCGGATTTGAGTATGTTGATACGGTAGATTTAGGATTGGGACATTACGGGTTGAATTGGTTCAAACTATATGAAAAGATGGTCTGA
- a CDS encoding beta-propeller domain-containing protein produces the protein MKNLILLFTLLCLSPIVQSKSPKHLLLGGSGWNKIAIINKETKEIVWEYPLEKGWECNSVAATKTGEILFSYSKGAKMITRDGQELWNIAAPSGCEMQTARILPDGNALIAWCGHPSTILEVNPKGEILSKTEFETGIERPHAQFRQINKNKEGNYLVPLFATSEVREIASDGKLQNTVKLSGTPFSTAFLKNGDYLVACGDAHCFVQLDATSNKIIRQVNANDIDGVQLFFVAQLFPLKKGGLYICNWQGHDREADKGKHPQLVEIDSNGKVVWQLNDRVKFGMISSVCPIRR, from the coding sequence ATGAAGAATCTCATATTATTATTTACTCTATTGTGTCTGTCACCGATTGTTCAGAGTAAGTCACCCAAACATTTGTTGTTGGGTGGCTCCGGTTGGAACAAAATTGCTATTATAAATAAAGAAACAAAAGAAATAGTATGGGAGTATCCTTTGGAAAAAGGATGGGAATGTAACTCGGTAGCAGCTACAAAAACAGGAGAAATCCTCTTTTCCTACTCCAAAGGAGCAAAAATGATAACCCGTGACGGACAGGAACTTTGGAACATTGCCGCTCCTTCGGGTTGTGAAATGCAGACTGCACGTATATTGCCTGACGGTAATGCGTTAATAGCCTGGTGTGGTCATCCGTCTACCATTTTAGAAGTAAATCCAAAAGGGGAAATTCTTTCGAAAACCGAATTTGAAACAGGTATCGAACGTCCCCATGCACAGTTCCGTCAAATAAATAAGAACAAAGAGGGAAATTATCTCGTTCCTTTATTTGCTACTTCTGAAGTGCGCGAAATTGCATCTGACGGTAAACTGCAGAATACTGTAAAACTCTCCGGTACTCCTTTCTCCACTGCTTTCCTGAAGAATGGCGACTATTTGGTAGCTTGTGGGGATGCTCACTGTTTCGTGCAACTGGATGCTACCTCGAACAAGATTATCCGTCAGGTAAATGCCAATGATATAGACGGGGTGCAACTATTTTTTGTAGCTCAACTCTTCCCCTTGAAAAAAGGCGGACTTTATATTTGCAACTGGCAAGGGCACGACCGTGAAGCCGATAAGGGTAAACATCCCCAATTGGTAGAGATTGATTCAAACGGTAAAGTGGTATGGCAACTGAATGATAGAGTTAAATTCGGTATGATTTCTTCAGTTTGTCCAATCAGAAGATAG
- the ccsA gene encoding cytochrome c biogenesis protein CcsA → MGKTNLKRLISSSTTTIVLLLVYGTGLAAATFIEKYQGSEVARSMVYCSPLFFLLQFLLVLNWLAVAIRQHSLKMRKWGMLVTHGAFIIILLGALVSHLYGEEGILHLREGETSNRFAVRHADGVTYHTLPFSIELMNFTLTRYPGSSSPSAYESELLVHMGEEVISERVYMNNVLDVKGYRFFQASYDQDEQGTVLSVNRDVAGRTITYTGYAVLLLGLVLCFVDKRSRFMQLGRRLKELRCSVLLILSVLSSLSVYANNTSTQATEVVLKNVINAGHAACFGALPLQSGRGRVLPVNTFSSEVLRKLHKSDTFGSLNSDQFLISVLVMPELWAQVPFIAVPGKELSDFYHLPSGQCAYMDVFDADGNYKLQEKLEEAYGRMSAARTRFDKELIKFDEQINIFHQLLDWQLLNLFPKEDDPQHTWYAPGDDLSAFSGKDSMFVSRILTWYVEEVQTSFQSGDWTKPDEIVGMISTYQQAKNKIEGVTPEKMEAEIKYNRLDIFSQCKKGYLIFGGLLLVSAFASLFKRVRWIRLSGWVLCVAILAVFFFHMYGMGMRWYIAGYAPWSNSYETMVYVSWATVFAGLLFARRSLLTFALATLFGGTILFVSGLNWMDPQINPLVPVLKSPWLMFHVAVIVGAYGFFGISCLLGLVNLVMMSLKKSVLIQRIKELSIINEISLLIGLALMTIGTFLGAIWANESWGRYWGWDPKETWALITMVAYAIVTHLHLMPFRNKLWLFNLSSVIAFYSVLMTFFGVNYFLSGMHSYGQNDHVGGIFIYLLASVFLVVLLGILSFMGKQKQNN, encoded by the coding sequence ATGGGAAAAACAAATCTGAAAAGGCTGATTTCATCCTCAACAACTACGATTGTATTGTTGCTTGTTTATGGTACAGGTCTGGCAGCCGCCACTTTTATTGAAAAGTATCAAGGAAGTGAGGTAGCCAGGTCGATGGTATACTGTTCTCCTTTGTTTTTCCTTCTTCAATTTCTGTTGGTGCTCAATTGGCTGGCTGTCGCCATCCGGCAACATTCGCTGAAAATGCGAAAATGGGGAATGTTGGTGACTCATGGTGCTTTCATTATCATCCTGTTGGGAGCATTGGTTTCCCACCTTTACGGTGAAGAAGGTATTCTGCATTTGCGTGAGGGAGAGACGAGCAACCGCTTTGCCGTCCGTCATGCCGATGGAGTGACTTACCATACGCTTCCTTTTAGTATAGAACTGATGAATTTTACACTGACCCGCTATCCCGGTTCGTCCAGTCCGTCGGCCTATGAAAGCGAGTTGTTGGTACATATGGGGGAAGAGGTCATTTCTGAGCGGGTTTATATGAATAACGTGCTGGATGTGAAAGGTTATCGTTTCTTTCAGGCTTCTTATGACCAGGATGAACAGGGCACGGTGCTCTCTGTCAACCGTGATGTGGCAGGACGTACCATCACTTATACCGGATACGCTGTTCTGTTGCTTGGCTTGGTTTTATGCTTTGTGGATAAGCGTTCGCGGTTTATGCAGCTCGGTCGCAGACTGAAGGAATTACGTTGTTCTGTTCTCCTGATATTGTCAGTACTTTCTTCTTTATCAGTTTATGCCAACAATACTTCGACGCAAGCGACAGAAGTAGTCTTGAAGAACGTCATAAATGCCGGACATGCCGCCTGCTTCGGCGCATTGCCCCTTCAGTCGGGAAGAGGACGTGTACTTCCCGTCAACACTTTCTCGTCCGAAGTCTTACGGAAATTACATAAATCAGATACATTCGGTTCTTTAAATTCCGACCAGTTTCTGATTAGTGTCCTGGTAATGCCGGAGCTTTGGGCGCAAGTACCTTTTATTGCCGTTCCCGGAAAAGAATTGAGCGATTTCTATCATCTTCCCTCCGGGCAATGCGCCTATATGGATGTATTTGATGCCGATGGGAACTATAAATTGCAGGAAAAGCTTGAAGAAGCCTATGGCAGGATGTCTGCCGCGCGAACTCGTTTTGATAAAGAACTGATAAAGTTTGATGAACAAATCAATATCTTTCATCAGTTACTCGACTGGCAGTTATTAAATCTCTTTCCGAAAGAAGACGACCCGCAACATACATGGTATGCGCCGGGCGATGACTTGTCTGCGTTTTCGGGGAAAGATTCGATGTTCGTCTCCCGTATCCTGACCTGGTATGTCGAGGAAGTACAAACTTCTTTTCAGAGTGGCGACTGGACAAAACCGGATGAAATAGTAGGCATGATTTCTACTTATCAACAGGCAAAGAATAAGATAGAAGGTGTTACTCCCGAAAAGATGGAAGCAGAGATAAAGTATAACCGTTTGGATATATTCAGCCAGTGTAAGAAAGGATATTTGATTTTTGGCGGCTTGTTGCTGGTATCTGCTTTTGCTTCTTTATTCAAGCGTGTCCGTTGGATACGTTTGTCGGGTTGGGTGCTTTGTGTCGCTATTCTAGCCGTTTTCTTTTTCCATATGTACGGAATGGGAATGCGTTGGTATATCGCAGGGTATGCTCCGTGGAGCAATTCATATGAAACAATGGTGTATGTATCCTGGGCTACGGTTTTCGCAGGATTATTGTTTGCCCGGCGTAGTCTGCTGACCTTTGCCCTGGCTACACTGTTCGGTGGGACTATCCTATTTGTTTCGGGACTGAACTGGATGGACCCGCAAATCAATCCGCTCGTTCCTGTTCTGAAATCACCGTGGCTTATGTTTCATGTAGCCGTTATTGTGGGTGCGTACGGATTCTTTGGTATCAGTTGCCTGCTTGGATTAGTCAATCTGGTGATGATGAGTCTTAAAAAGTCGGTATTGATACAGCGAATAAAAGAATTAAGCATCATAAACGAAATCTCTCTCCTGATTGGGCTTGCCTTGATGACGATAGGAACATTTCTTGGAGCTATTTGGGCAAATGAATCATGGGGACGTTATTGGGGATGGGACCCGAAAGAGACTTGGGCACTGATTACAATGGTCGCTTACGCTATTGTCACCCATCTTCACTTGATGCCGTTCAGAAACAAGTTGTGGCTGTTCAATCTCTCTTCAGTGATTGCTTTCTATAGCGTGCTGATGACATTCTTCGGAGTGAATTATTTCTTGAGCGGTATGCATTCTTATGGTCAAAACGACCATGTAGGCGGCATATTTATCTATCTTTTAGCATCGGTATTTCTGGTGGTATTGCTTGGAATTCTATCTTTCATGGGAAAACAAAAACAGAATAATTAA
- a CDS encoding CatB-related O-acetyltransferase has protein sequence MNTKIYPRTNDFQTIYLNTVIKNPAIIVGDYTIYNDFVNDPVLFEKNNVLYHYPINKDRLIIGKFCSIACGAKFLFNSANHTLSSLSNYTFPIFFEEWNLDKKEVVSAWDNKGDIVIGNDVWIGYEAVIMAGVHIGNGAIIASRAVVTKDVPPYTIVGGTPAKEIRKRFDTNTIALLQELQWWDWSFEKISECLPYIMGGKIEELMQK, from the coding sequence ATGAATACGAAAATATATCCCCGTACCAATGATTTTCAGACTATCTATCTGAATACAGTAATAAAGAACCCTGCTATTATTGTAGGTGATTATACGATATACAACGATTTCGTGAATGACCCGGTTCTTTTTGAGAAGAACAATGTTTTATATCATTATCCAATCAACAAAGACCGGTTGATAATAGGAAAATTCTGTTCCATTGCTTGTGGGGCTAAATTCCTTTTCAACAGTGCAAACCATACATTGAGCTCTTTATCCAACTATACATTTCCTATCTTCTTTGAAGAATGGAATTTAGATAAAAAAGAGGTTGTCTCAGCTTGGGACAATAAAGGCGATATAGTGATTGGTAATGATGTTTGGATAGGTTATGAGGCTGTTATTATGGCGGGAGTACATATTGGGAATGGAGCAATTATTGCATCAAGGGCAGTGGTAACGAAAGATGTTCCCCCTTATACGATAGTGGGCGGAACGCCCGCCAAAGAGATTCGGAAGCGTTTTGATACAAATACAATTGCTTTATTGCAGGAATTGCAATGGTGGGATTGGAGTTTTGAAAAGATATCCGAATGTTTACCTTATATAATGGGTGGGAAGATTGAAGAATTAATGCAAAAATAA
- a CDS encoding ATP-binding protein: METIKRILQDKISERIESGKVILLFGARRVGKTVLMRELIKTFKGKTMLLNGEDYDTISLLGERSISNYKHLLEGIDLLAIDEAQNIPDIGSKLKLIVDEIDGIRVIASGSSSFDLLNKAGEPLVGRSTQFHLNPFSQKEIDQIENALETKRNLESRLIYGSYPEVVTLESFERKTDYLRDIVGAYLLKDILAIDGLKNSGKMRELLRLIAFQMGSEVSYDELGRQLGMSKNTVEKYLDLLSKVFVIYRLGAYSRNLRKEVVKAGKWYFYDNGIRNAIIGNFNPLAVRQDVGALWENYLISERIKMRYNRTQAKEFYFWRTYDNQEIDLIEESSEKLSAFEFKWGDKKPSAPAAFTTAYSDASFEVINRNNYLDFIL; this comes from the coding sequence ATGGAGACAATCAAACGAATTCTACAGGATAAAATATCGGAGCGAATAGAATCAGGTAAAGTAATTCTGCTCTTTGGCGCAAGACGAGTTGGTAAAACCGTTCTTATGCGCGAATTAATTAAAACATTCAAAGGCAAAACAATGCTGCTCAACGGAGAGGACTATGATACAATCTCTTTGCTGGGTGAACGTAGTATATCCAACTATAAACATCTACTTGAAGGTATAGATTTACTTGCTATTGATGAGGCTCAGAACATTCCGGATATTGGTTCTAAGTTGAAATTGATTGTAGATGAGATTGACGGGATAAGGGTAATTGCCAGTGGCTCATCGTCATTCGATCTGCTCAACAAAGCAGGCGAGCCATTAGTGGGACGTTCAACGCAGTTCCATTTGAATCCTTTTTCGCAGAAAGAAATAGATCAAATAGAAAATGCCCTGGAAACAAAGCGCAATTTAGAATCCCGCCTCATATATGGTTCTTATCCTGAAGTAGTAACATTGGAAAGTTTTGAACGCAAAACAGATTATCTCCGGGATATTGTTGGTGCTTATCTATTGAAAGATATTCTGGCAATTGACGGCTTGAAGAATTCCGGTAAAATGAGAGAACTTCTGCGATTAATCGCCTTTCAAATGGGAAGCGAGGTTTCGTATGATGAACTTGGACGACAATTAGGCATGAGTAAGAATACGGTTGAGAAATACCTGGACCTACTGTCGAAAGTTTTTGTTATTTACCGCTTGGGAGCCTATTCGCGGAATCTAAGGAAAGAAGTGGTAAAAGCAGGAAAGTGGTATTTCTATGATAATGGAATTCGAAATGCCATCATTGGCAATTTTAATCCGTTAGCTGTCCGTCAGGATGTTGGAGCTTTATGGGAGAATTATCTGATTAGCGAGCGAATCAAGATGCGTTATAACCGAACTCAAGCAAAAGAGTTCTACTTCTGGCGTACTTACGACAATCAAGAAATTGATTTGATTGAAGAGTCATCGGAAAAGCTTTCGGCATTTGAATTTAAATGGGGAGATAAGAAACCTTCTGCACCAGCCGCTTTCACAACCGCATATTCGGATGCTTCATTTGAAGTAATAAACAGAAATAATTATTTGGACTTTATTTTATAG